A window of Gemmatimonadota bacterium contains these coding sequences:
- the dnaN gene encoding DNA polymerase III subunit beta, with product MRFTITREKLQEGLAAVTPAVPGKTTLPVLANLLVQTTDKGIRISGTDLDIAVSTEVTADVEAVGAITIPARKLSEIARELPPAPVRISATGDQRITLECGRSKFKLLGLPKSEFPSFPAVQFEKAVRIPSGDLQRLIQHTAFAASTEESRPILNGVLWELRADHMRMVATNGHRLAKMEVGVSGGQKSDLIIPPKALDQIRRLFAAEEELEVAQGENHLGFRSPFTSVFTRLIEGPYPGYEQVIPKDNDKYAILDKAAFMSALKRMSVVASDQTHRIRLSFNAGMVKFSVSTPDLGEAQDELPIRYEGDQLDIGFNAAYLLEILRQMPTEEVRMTFRAPERASTIEPEGWTDPAKYLCLLMPLRLVD from the coding sequence ATGCGCTTCACCATCACACGCGAGAAGCTCCAGGAAGGACTCGCCGCCGTCACCCCTGCCGTCCCGGGGAAGACGACGTTGCCCGTCCTGGCCAATCTCCTCGTCCAGACCACCGACAAGGGCATCCGCATCTCGGGGACCGATCTCGATATCGCGGTGAGCACCGAGGTGACCGCTGACGTCGAGGCGGTCGGGGCCATCACGATCCCGGCACGCAAGCTCAGCGAGATCGCCCGCGAGCTGCCGCCGGCACCTGTGCGCATCTCGGCCACCGGGGACCAGCGGATCACCCTCGAGTGCGGCCGATCGAAGTTCAAGCTGCTCGGCCTGCCCAAGTCGGAGTTCCCGAGCTTCCCCGCGGTCCAGTTCGAGAAGGCCGTCCGGATCCCGTCCGGTGACCTGCAGCGCCTCATCCAGCACACGGCCTTCGCCGCGAGCACGGAGGAGAGCCGCCCGATCCTCAACGGCGTCCTTTGGGAGCTCCGCGCCGATCACATGCGCATGGTCGCGACCAATGGACATCGCCTGGCCAAGATGGAGGTCGGTGTCTCCGGTGGGCAGAAGTCGGATCTCATCATCCCGCCCAAGGCGCTCGACCAGATCCGCCGCCTCTTCGCGGCCGAGGAGGAGCTGGAGGTCGCGCAGGGCGAGAACCACCTCGGGTTCCGCTCGCCCTTCACGTCGGTCTTCACCCGCCTGATCGAAGGGCCGTATCCCGGCTACGAACAGGTGATCCCGAAGGACAACGACAAGTACGCGATCCTCGACAAGGCCGCGTTCATGAGCGCCCTCAAGCGCATGAGCGTCGTCGCGTCGGATCAGACGCACCGGATCCGGCTGTCGTTCAACGCGGGCATGGTGAAGTTCTCCGTCAGCACGCCCGACCTGGGCGAGGCGCAGGACGAACTGCCCATCCGCTACGAGGGGGACCAGCTCGACATCGGCTTCAACGCGGCGTACCTGCTCGAGATCCTGCGCCAGATGCCGACGGAGGAGGTGCGCATGACGTTCCGTGCCCCGGAACGTGCGTCGACCATCGAGCCCGAGGGCTGGACAGATCCGGCGAAGTACCTCTGTCTTCTCATGCCGCTGCGTCTGGTCGACTGA
- a CDS encoding helix-turn-helix domain-containing protein has product MPLVQRALTAPVLTVLEPDERPRVDAAGAGLYRAVHKESIADALADLKTRRVSAVLVSVMRCGRDADRRMATMVREFPSVPTVALLGTAPTSAEALLQLGNAGITRLVDVRQPQGWTRLRQLLAVQAVHEVDRLALEAIRRELGALSPDGQRFFEALFVVSERVTTVRALAIRMDLLPSTLMSRFFRARLPAPKRYLAYARLLRAARLFEDAGHSIASVSNALDYSSPQSFGRHVRTLLGMTAGEFRARFTGETLLERLLADLVRPHREALRALQPLALRPGMRRLAPSLRDRRPAFHQRHD; this is encoded by the coding sequence ATGCCCCTCGTGCAACGCGCGCTCACCGCTCCTGTCCTCACCGTCCTCGAGCCCGACGAACGCCCACGCGTCGATGCGGCCGGCGCCGGACTTTATCGCGCGGTACACAAGGAGAGCATCGCCGACGCCCTCGCGGACCTCAAGACTCGGCGGGTGAGCGCGGTGCTCGTCTCGGTGATGCGCTGTGGCCGGGACGCCGATCGACGGATGGCGACGATGGTGCGGGAGTTCCCCTCGGTCCCGACCGTCGCGCTCCTCGGGACGGCCCCGACCTCCGCCGAAGCGCTGCTCCAGTTGGGGAACGCCGGGATCACGCGCCTCGTGGATGTACGGCAGCCGCAAGGCTGGACGCGGTTGCGTCAGTTGCTGGCGGTGCAGGCGGTGCACGAGGTCGATCGACTCGCGCTCGAGGCGATCCGTCGCGAACTCGGCGCGCTGTCTCCCGACGGTCAGCGGTTCTTCGAGGCCCTCTTCGTCGTGAGCGAGCGCGTCACCACGGTGCGCGCGCTCGCGATCCGCATGGACCTGCTCCCCAGCACGCTCATGAGTCGCTTCTTCCGGGCGCGGCTGCCGGCGCCCAAGCGCTACCTCGCCTACGCGCGCCTGCTGCGCGCCGCGCGTCTCTTCGAGGATGCCGGCCACTCCATCGCGAGCGTCTCCAACGCGCTCGACTATTCCTCCCCGCAGAGCTTCGGTCGGCACGTACGCACTCTCCTCGGCATGACGGCGGGCGAGTTTCGCGCGCGCTTCACGGGCGAGACGCTCCTCGAACGACTACTCGCGGATCTGGTCCGCCCGCACCGCGAGGCGTTGCGGGCACTCCAGCCGCTCGCCCTGCGGCCCGGGATGCGGCGCCTGGCGCCGTCGTTGCGCGATCGGCGGCCGGCGTTCCATCAGCGGCACGACTGA
- the pyrE gene encoding orotate phosphoribosyltransferase: MDPRTRLLDLLAQRSARRGSFTLASGKQSDLYIDCRLTTMHPEGLALIGPLGLHAIGERGWHPDAVGGLTLGADPVSYAIAYASQLAGMPTRAFTVRKEAKTHGTGKLIEGPYTAGDRVVVIEDVITTGGSALKAVDAVRAAGGVVVGVLAVVDREEGGRETIEAVGVEVETLARAAEIVARM, encoded by the coding sequence ATGGATCCGCGCACCCGTCTCCTCGATCTCCTCGCCCAGCGCAGCGCGCGCCGTGGCTCCTTCACCCTCGCCTCGGGCAAGCAGTCCGATCTCTACATCGACTGCCGCCTCACCACGATGCATCCCGAAGGGCTCGCGCTCATCGGTCCGCTCGGCCTCCACGCCATCGGCGAACGCGGCTGGCACCCTGATGCGGTCGGTGGGCTGACGCTCGGCGCCGACCCCGTGAGCTACGCCATCGCGTACGCGAGCCAGCTCGCCGGCATGCCGACCCGCGCCTTCACGGTGCGGAAGGAAGCGAAAACGCACGGCACGGGCAAGCTCATCGAGGGCCCGTACACCGCCGGTGACCGCGTCGTCGTGATCGAGGACGTCATCACGACCGGCGGCTCCGCGCTCAAGGCCGTCGACGCGGTCCGGGCGGCCGGTGGCGTCGTCGTGGGGGTCCTCGCCGTGGTCGACCGCGAAGAGGGCGGCCGTGAGACCATCGAAGCCGTCGGCGTCGAGGTCGAGACGCTCGCGCGCGCCGCGGAGATCGTCGCACGGATGTGA
- a CDS encoding HAMP domain-containing histidine kinase, with amino-acid sequence MRGSMPGTLCGTGKRVNEVAMLVGVIGVAIAAGLVAFLLYERGQRRRLKERSAELEHLSFELARANRAKSEFLANVSHELRTPLAAIVGFVDLLRDGSYGELGPRMIGPVERIQASAEHLQALVDQVLDLAKLSAGRLDVHREPLSLRAFVIDVASEVEPLVIEKGLALAIQVPATLPRVSTDPTHLRQILVNLLGNAVKYTPAGSITVRATYVPDGAVHEATATAAKRPLLAAGGNWIALQVVDTGIGIAPKDQERIFEEFEQVQAGSRGDSERRGTGLGLSITRRLARLLDGDITLESVVGAGATFTCWLPADPAPRGAGDGTV; translated from the coding sequence GTGCGCGGATCCATGCCGGGCACTCTATGCGGCACCGGGAAGCGGGTCAATGAGGTGGCGATGCTGGTCGGGGTGATCGGGGTGGCGATCGCGGCAGGGTTGGTGGCGTTCCTGCTCTATGAGCGGGGGCAGCGCCGCCGCCTGAAGGAGCGGAGTGCCGAGCTCGAGCATCTGTCGTTCGAGCTCGCACGGGCCAACCGTGCCAAGTCGGAGTTCCTCGCCAACGTCTCGCACGAACTGCGGACCCCGCTCGCGGCCATCGTGGGGTTCGTCGACCTCCTGCGGGATGGATCTTATGGCGAGTTGGGCCCGCGGATGATCGGGCCCGTGGAGCGGATCCAGGCGTCAGCCGAACACTTGCAGGCGCTCGTGGATCAGGTGCTCGACCTCGCGAAGCTCTCGGCTGGACGACTCGACGTGCACCGGGAGCCGCTCTCGTTGCGGGCCTTCGTGATCGATGTGGCGAGTGAGGTCGAGCCGCTGGTCATTGAGAAGGGGCTGGCCCTCGCGATCCAGGTGCCGGCGACGCTGCCGCGGGTGAGCACCGACCCGACCCACCTGCGGCAGATCCTCGTGAACCTGCTGGGGAATGCGGTGAAATACACGCCGGCGGGAAGCATCACGGTGCGGGCGACCTACGTCCCGGACGGGGCGGTGCATGAGGCGACGGCGACGGCGGCCAAGCGGCCGCTCCTGGCGGCGGGTGGCAACTGGATCGCCCTCCAGGTGGTCGATACCGGGATCGGCATCGCACCGAAGGATCAGGAGCGGATCTTCGAGGAGTTCGAGCAGGTCCAGGCCGGTTCGCGTGGCGACTCGGAACGCCGGGGAACGGGGCTTGGGCTCTCGATCACCCGGCGACTCGCGCGCTTGCTCGATGGCGACATCACGCTGGAGAGCGTGGTCGGGGCAGGTGCGACCTTCACCTGCTGGCTCCCTGCCGACCCGGCGCCGCGGGGCGCCGGGGACGGGACGGTCTAG
- a CDS encoding serine/threonine protein kinase, with protein MTRDPLVGTTIAGFTLLDRVGEGGTATVYRAQHPTHGTVALKVLKEKLRSDRTAVARFTREASFGTRVTGPNVIRTIETGEDAGLPYLVIEWAAGELMESYAKRNAPFPPDEVAAVISQIAGAVFAAHTAGIVHRDLKPDNVMYDHDTRTVKLLDFGIATSTDVTPDQRLTRAGFFVGTLMYVAPEALSGEVVSPAADQYSLATMAYQFLTGTLPYTAKSPREMFTQLLSQPPVALNKAKPDIAYSTPVEEVVMKGLAKAPKDRYESVIAFADALRVALQDPFPTKIASNEGPGLFSKMKGLFGR; from the coding sequence GTGACTCGTGACCCACTCGTCGGAACCACCATCGCCGGATTCACCCTCCTCGACCGCGTCGGTGAGGGAGGGACGGCCACCGTCTATCGCGCCCAGCACCCGACGCACGGGACGGTCGCGCTCAAGGTCCTCAAGGAGAAACTCCGCTCCGATCGTACCGCGGTCGCCCGGTTCACTCGCGAGGCCAGCTTCGGCACGCGCGTGACCGGTCCGAACGTGATCCGCACGATCGAGACGGGCGAGGATGCCGGGCTCCCCTACCTCGTGATCGAGTGGGCCGCCGGCGAGTTGATGGAGAGCTACGCGAAGCGCAACGCGCCGTTCCCGCCGGATGAGGTGGCGGCCGTCATCAGCCAGATCGCGGGAGCCGTCTTTGCCGCGCACACGGCCGGCATCGTGCATCGCGACCTGAAGCCGGATAACGTGATGTACGATCACGACACGCGCACGGTGAAGCTGCTCGACTTCGGGATCGCGACCTCCACCGATGTCACGCCCGACCAGCGGCTCACCCGCGCCGGATTCTTCGTCGGCACGCTGATGTACGTCGCCCCCGAAGCGCTGTCAGGCGAGGTGGTCTCGCCCGCGGCGGACCAGTACTCGCTGGCGACGATGGCCTACCAGTTCCTCACGGGCACGCTGCCCTACACGGCGAAGAGCCCGCGCGAGATGTTCACGCAACTCCTCTCGCAGCCGCCGGTCGCGCTCAACAAGGCCAAGCCGGACATCGCCTACTCCACCCCGGTGGAGGAGGTCGTCATGAAGGGCCTCGCCAAGGCGCCGAAGGACCGCTACGAGTCGGTGATCGCATTCGCGGACGCGCTCCGTGTCGCGCTCCAGGACCCGTTCCCAACGAAGATCGCTTCGAACGAGGGGCCCGGGCTCTTCTCGAAGATGAAGGGCCTCTTCGGTCGCTAG
- a CDS encoding GWxTD domain-containing protein — protein MPSLRLARVLFAALLVVSCGGGGRTPPPGGAPGARPGPSAEGAAPRAQQGISFDATPLFRQMGMLARGLPFPLVGRAAFAATPSPDSTHVVVAVAFANATLAFAREADNRFRANYTVAMTLSRDAVAVASSQASEQLLVGTYRETTRTDESVIHQEILDVAPGRYTLTVAVRDEGSQRTAQEQIAILVPRLGEGTLSSPMPIAEVTPRSSRDSVPLVLLNPAAIAVAGRDSVLPVYLEGYGDTTAAVRLLIRSERGRVLWNDTVRVSARGAMRAGVVEVPVSRIGIGVAQLTFVRDGGTDSSSTYVFVGFGGDLPVATYDEMVNYLRWFAQPYRLQKLRDASEETRPAAWAEFARETDDRPETPMHEGLRDYFARLIRANGRFREEATPGWMSDRGRVYVSLGEPDQIIEPQVADFSRGRQQLWDYRSQNMQLVFYDQTGTGRWRLTQASEVRFESEFRRRLK, from the coding sequence ATGCCCTCGCTCCGCCTCGCTCGCGTCCTGTTCGCCGCCCTCCTCGTCGTGTCCTGCGGCGGCGGGGGGCGCACGCCTCCGCCCGGCGGAGCACCTGGTGCCCGCCCCGGTCCGTCCGCGGAGGGCGCGGCCCCGCGCGCCCAACAGGGGATCAGTTTCGACGCCACCCCGCTCTTCCGGCAGATGGGGATGCTGGCCCGGGGGCTTCCCTTCCCCTTGGTCGGGCGCGCCGCCTTCGCTGCCACGCCGTCCCCCGATTCCACGCATGTCGTCGTCGCCGTGGCGTTCGCCAACGCCACCCTGGCCTTCGCGCGCGAAGCCGACAACCGGTTCCGGGCCAACTACACGGTCGCCATGACGCTCTCGCGCGACGCGGTCGCGGTCGCCAGCTCGCAGGCTTCGGAGCAGCTCCTCGTGGGCACGTATCGCGAGACGACACGCACCGACGAGAGCGTCATCCACCAGGAGATCCTCGACGTCGCGCCCGGACGCTACACGCTGACGGTCGCGGTGCGTGACGAAGGGAGCCAGCGCACGGCCCAGGAACAGATCGCGATCCTGGTCCCGCGCCTCGGGGAGGGCACGCTCTCCTCGCCGATGCCGATCGCCGAGGTGACGCCGCGGTCGTCGCGGGATTCGGTGCCGCTGGTGCTGCTCAACCCGGCGGCGATTGCCGTCGCGGGACGCGACAGCGTGCTCCCGGTCTATCTCGAGGGGTACGGGGACACCACCGCGGCCGTTCGCCTCCTCATCCGTAGCGAGCGTGGACGCGTGTTGTGGAACGACACCGTGCGCGTCAGCGCCCGCGGCGCGATGCGCGCAGGGGTCGTCGAGGTTCCGGTCTCGCGCATCGGCATCGGCGTGGCGCAGCTCACGTTCGTGCGTGACGGCGGCACCGATTCCTCCTCCACCTACGTCTTCGTCGGGTTCGGCGGTGACCTGCCGGTCGCGACGTATGACGAGATGGTGAACTACCTGCGCTGGTTCGCGCAGCCGTATCGGCTCCAGAAGTTGCGGGATGCCAGCGAGGAGACGCGCCCGGCGGCGTGGGCCGAGTTCGCGCGCGAGACGGACGACCGGCCCGAGACGCCGATGCATGAGGGCCTTCGCGATTATTTCGCGCGCCTCATTCGGGCCAACGGCCGCTTCCGCGAGGAGGCGACGCCCGGCTGGATGTCCGACCGGGGGCGCGTCTACGTCTCGCTGGGGGAACCGGATCAGATCATCGAGCCGCAGGTCGCCGACTTCTCGCGCGGGCGCCAGCAGCTCTGGGACTACCGCTCGCAGAATATGCAACTCGTGTTCTACGATCAGACCGGCACCGGGCGCTGGCGCCTCACGCAGGCGAGCGAGGTGCGCTTCGAGTCCGAGTTCCGGCGGCGCCTGAAGTGA
- the polA gene encoding DNA polymerase I, whose protein sequence is MSIPGRPRLYLIDGYALIFRSFHALGGGTPLRNARGENTGMAKGVSDFLKRLIEKHKPDYLAWINDAGSSGREEMLEAYKANRVALPPEEQEDFDTGLERVRQLLAAYRIPTLALDGFEADDVIATLARQGAARDLEVCVVSGDKDLLQLVAPKVWVLNPWHGPPGRTTEKWYGLENAHERLGVPPERVVDYLALVGDTADNVPGVKGIGDKGALALIEKYGTVEAMIAHLDEIEPTRTRNALAQNVENAKLSKRLVTLQYDLAVTLDPEALMLREPDWAALRDLFVELEFNSAARTAAVNADGGKGGAPQAAASDGTAAEGGTDVEAHMVSARQARAAAASVPDTPATVPLDYRIADTPALVAEVIAEARAAGMIAVDTETILDADAPPIITPMRANLVAISIGTAPGKAWYLPFAHRLPREAQGGLALGDAPVKPKKGPSADSSIAARMLAEGEHPVVNLPPLLSDAMAPLRGLLEDPAVRKTAHNAKYDLLVLRRAGIGLRGLDFDSMLASYVIDPGRRSHAIDALAVDFLGLAMTGYDELCGKGKNEIPYDEVPIAAARDYSCADSDLALRLRALLEPKLAEHEVGPLLRDVELPLIDVLAEMEWTGVTIDVPWFHSLKARFEAARKELETQIHAEAGEMFNIASNQQLRTILFEKLALPVKKKTATGASTDASVLQELADEGHTLPGLLMEYRELAKLENTYLDTLPTLVNPRTGRLHTSYAQTVAATGRLSSHDPNLQNIPIRRELGKDIRRGFIPRPGWRFMAADYSQIELRLLAHLSHDPAFVEAFRAGGDIHRQTASVIFGVPLELVSSEMRARAKTINFATIYGQGAHALSRQLKIEHAEAKAFIETYFTRFAGVRRYLDAAVEQARTRGYVETIFRRRRYIPEIHDRNFNTRAFGERLSQNSPIQGSAADLVKVAMIRIDAALRAAALEAKMLLQVHDELVFEFPSDEEAALRSLVEREMTTAVALDVPLVVDIGTGANWLDAKA, encoded by the coding sequence ATGTCGATCCCCGGACGCCCGCGGCTCTACCTCATTGACGGTTACGCGCTGATCTTCCGTTCCTTCCACGCCCTGGGTGGTGGGACGCCGCTGCGCAACGCGCGCGGCGAGAACACCGGGATGGCGAAGGGTGTCAGCGACTTCCTCAAGCGCCTCATCGAGAAGCACAAGCCCGACTATCTCGCTTGGATCAACGACGCCGGCTCGTCGGGTCGCGAGGAGATGCTCGAGGCATACAAGGCCAACCGTGTCGCACTCCCGCCGGAGGAGCAGGAGGACTTCGACACCGGGCTCGAGCGCGTCCGCCAGCTGCTCGCCGCGTACCGGATCCCGACGCTCGCGCTCGACGGTTTCGAGGCGGATGACGTGATCGCGACGCTCGCGCGCCAGGGGGCCGCGCGGGACCTCGAGGTGTGCGTCGTCTCGGGCGACAAGGACCTCCTCCAGCTCGTTGCCCCCAAGGTGTGGGTCCTCAATCCCTGGCACGGGCCGCCGGGGCGGACCACGGAGAAATGGTACGGGCTGGAGAATGCGCACGAGCGCCTCGGGGTCCCCCCCGAGCGCGTCGTCGACTACCTCGCACTCGTCGGGGACACCGCGGACAACGTCCCCGGGGTGAAGGGCATCGGCGACAAGGGCGCGCTCGCGCTGATCGAGAAGTACGGGACCGTCGAGGCGATGATCGCGCATCTCGACGAGATCGAGCCGACCCGCACGCGCAACGCGCTCGCACAGAACGTCGAGAACGCGAAGCTCAGCAAGCGGCTCGTCACGCTACAGTACGACCTCGCCGTCACGCTCGACCCGGAGGCGCTCATGCTCCGTGAGCCCGACTGGGCCGCGCTACGCGACCTCTTCGTCGAACTCGAGTTCAACTCCGCCGCGCGCACGGCGGCGGTCAATGCCGATGGTGGGAAGGGGGGCGCCCCGCAGGCGGCGGCATCCGACGGGACGGCGGCCGAGGGCGGGACGGACGTTGAGGCACACATGGTGAGCGCGCGTCAGGCGCGCGCCGCGGCCGCGAGCGTCCCGGACACGCCGGCCACCGTGCCGCTCGACTACCGAATCGCCGACACGCCCGCACTCGTCGCCGAGGTCATCGCCGAGGCGCGGGCCGCGGGCATGATCGCCGTCGACACCGAGACCATTCTCGATGCCGACGCGCCGCCGATCATCACGCCCATGCGCGCGAACCTGGTCGCGATCTCCATCGGGACCGCCCCCGGCAAGGCATGGTACCTCCCCTTCGCGCACCGCCTGCCGCGCGAGGCGCAGGGCGGACTCGCCCTCGGGGATGCGCCGGTGAAGCCCAAGAAGGGCCCGAGCGCCGACAGTTCCATCGCGGCCCGGATGCTCGCCGAGGGCGAGCACCCGGTGGTCAACCTCCCCCCGCTCCTCTCCGATGCGATGGCGCCGCTCCGCGGCCTCCTTGAGGACCCGGCGGTGCGGAAGACGGCGCACAACGCCAAGTACGACCTCCTCGTGTTGCGTCGTGCGGGAATCGGGCTCCGCGGCCTCGACTTCGATTCGATGCTCGCGAGTTACGTCATCGATCCCGGACGCCGATCGCACGCGATCGACGCGCTCGCCGTCGACTTCCTCGGTCTCGCCATGACGGGGTACGACGAGCTCTGTGGCAAGGGGAAGAACGAGATTCCGTACGACGAGGTCCCGATCGCCGCCGCACGCGACTACTCCTGCGCCGACAGCGACCTCGCCTTGCGCCTGCGCGCGCTCCTTGAGCCCAAGCTCGCCGAGCACGAGGTGGGGCCGTTGCTCCGCGACGTCGAGTTGCCACTCATCGACGTCCTCGCCGAGATGGAGTGGACCGGCGTCACCATCGACGTGCCCTGGTTCCATTCGCTCAAGGCCCGCTTCGAGGCCGCACGCAAGGAGCTGGAGACGCAGATCCACGCCGAGGCCGGCGAGATGTTCAACATCGCGAGCAACCAGCAGCTCCGCACGATCCTGTTCGAGAAGCTCGCGCTCCCGGTGAAGAAGAAGACGGCCACCGGCGCGAGCACCGATGCCAGCGTGCTGCAGGAACTGGCCGACGAGGGCCATACCCTGCCCGGCCTGTTGATGGAGTACCGGGAGCTCGCCAAGCTCGAGAACACGTACCTCGACACCCTCCCCACGCTCGTCAACCCGCGGACCGGACGGCTCCACACCTCGTACGCGCAGACGGTGGCGGCGACGGGTCGACTCTCGTCGCACGACCCGAACCTCCAGAACATCCCCATCCGTCGCGAGCTCGGGAAGGACATCCGGCGGGGCTTCATCCCGCGGCCGGGGTGGCGCTTCATGGCCGCGGACTACTCGCAGATCGAGTTGCGGCTCCTCGCCCACCTCTCCCACGACCCGGCCTTCGTCGAGGCCTTCCGTGCCGGGGGCGACATCCATCGGCAGACCGCGAGCGTGATCTTCGGCGTGCCGCTCGAGCTCGTCTCGAGCGAGATGCGGGCTCGCGCGAAGACGATCAACTTCGCGACGATCTACGGTCAGGGGGCGCATGCCCTTTCGCGGCAGTTGAAGATCGAGCACGCCGAGGCCAAGGCGTTCATCGAGACCTACTTCACTCGCTTCGCCGGTGTACGGCGCTACCTCGACGCGGCGGTCGAGCAGGCGCGTACGCGAGGCTACGTGGAGACCATCTTCCGCCGCCGGCGCTACATCCCGGAGATCCACGACCGCAACTTCAACACGCGCGCGTTCGGCGAGCGGCTCTCGCAGAACTCGCCCATCCAGGGATCGGCGGCCGACCTCGTCAAGGTGGCAATGATCCGCATCGATGCGGCCCTGCGGGCCGCGGCACTGGAGGCGAAGATGCTCCTCCAGGTCCATGACGAACTCGTCTTCGAGTTCCCGTCGGACGAGGAGGCCGCATTGCGTTCGCTCGTGGAGCGGGAGATGACCACCGCGGTGGCGCTCGACGTGCCTCTGGTCGTTGACATCGGGACTGGGGCGAACTGGCTCGACGCCAAGGCCTGA
- a CDS encoding prepilin-type N-terminal cleavage/methylation domain-containing protein — MSSRRGFTLIELLIVVVIIGIIAAIAVPKFNSTKGKAHAAALKGDLHNLATAQESYFYAWQTYSTDTSALNWKGSRGSQLTIVNATRGGWSAMATHPLSYPLTCAMYQGSVAPLAPATVEGVITCQ, encoded by the coding sequence ATGTCGTCTCGTCGCGGTTTCACTCTCATCGAACTGCTCATCGTCGTTGTGATCATCGGCATCATCGCCGCGATCGCGGTGCCGAAGTTCAATTCGACCAAGGGCAAGGCGCACGCCGCCGCCCTCAAGGGTGACCTGCACAATCTCGCGACCGCGCAGGAATCGTACTTCTACGCGTGGCAGACCTACTCGACCGACACCTCGGCGCTCAACTGGAAGGGTTCGCGCGGCTCGCAACTCACGATCGTGAACGCGACGCGCGGTGGCTGGTCCGCGATGGCCACGCACCCGCTCTCCTATCCGCTCACCTGTGCCATGTACCAAGGGTCGGTCGCTCCGCTCGCGCCGGCGACGGTCGAGGGTGTCATCACCTGTCAGTGA
- a CDS encoding ABC transporter permease: MEAILVPFLQATIRTATPLAFAALGEQVAERAGVIFLGLEGAIIAGCLGALVASGLAGPVAGFAGGIGAGMLLTAVFAFFVVRLRTDQIIAGTAVTMLGLGLTGALYRGLFGTGGAALGTPTVAPIALPGLSQIPVIGPTLFHQPLPTYGLYLLVPALAWWIRRTHAGLALRATGEHAEAAAAAGIAPARVRLAALAFTGAMGGLCGATLVLAQVGTFSEGMSAGRGFIAIAIVVLGRWSVWGTAGASLLFGGAFALQYLFQAAGLALPYQLFTAFPYVLTLLLLALQRGRTAAPAELGRS; encoded by the coding sequence ATGGAAGCGATCCTCGTGCCGTTCCTCCAAGCGACGATCCGCACGGCGACGCCGCTGGCGTTCGCCGCGCTGGGTGAGCAGGTGGCCGAGCGCGCCGGGGTCATCTTCCTTGGGCTCGAGGGGGCGATCATCGCGGGGTGTCTGGGTGCGCTCGTCGCCAGCGGCCTCGCCGGTCCGGTGGCGGGATTCGCCGGCGGGATCGGCGCAGGGATGCTGTTGACCGCGGTCTTCGCCTTCTTCGTCGTGCGCCTCCGGACGGATCAGATCATCGCCGGCACCGCCGTGACGATGCTCGGGCTGGGCCTGACCGGGGCGCTCTACCGCGGCCTCTTCGGCACGGGCGGTGCGGCGCTCGGCACGCCGACCGTTGCGCCGATCGCCTTGCCAGGACTGTCGCAGATCCCGGTAATCGGCCCGACGCTGTTCCACCAGCCATTGCCGACCTACGGGCTGTACCTGCTCGTGCCGGCGCTCGCCTGGTGGATCCGCAGAACGCACGCGGGGCTCGCGCTTCGCGCGACGGGGGAGCACGCTGAGGCGGCGGCGGCGGCCGGAATCGCTCCGGCACGCGTTCGCCTCGCGGCGCTCGCGTTCACCGGAGCCATGGGCGGGCTCTGCGGTGCGACACTCGTCCTCGCGCAGGTCGGCACGTTCAGCGAGGGCATGAGCGCGGGACGCGGATTCATCGCCATCGCGATCGTGGTGCTCGGCCGTTGGTCCGTCTGGGGTACGGCGGGCGCCTCGCTGCTGTTCGGCGGCGCCTTCGCCTTGCAGTACCTCTTCCAGGCGGCGGGCCTCGCGCTGCCCTACCAGCTGTTCACCGCCTTTCCGTACGTGCTGACGCTACTGTTGCTCGCATTGCAGCGCGGCCGCACCGCAGCTCCGGCCGAGCTCGGGCGGTCCTAG